The proteins below are encoded in one region of Candidatus Bathyarchaeota archaeon A05DMB-5:
- a CDS encoding lysine exporter LysO family protein codes for MMKYIVAALLFGGIVGYVNNNWGNIAAGNFVSDYLFNAFLLLLLFVMGISFGMDKESMVKIKKSGFKILIFPSAVALGSILGGFIGGLIFGNAVASMAVSAGYGWYTLAGPLTNQLFGVEWGALGFTVNFLRELLTITTISLTVKVDKYAPIAFGGATAMDTTLPIIIRYCGADTLITAFSSGFVLSLIAPFTITAIAALPH; via the coding sequence ATGATGAAGTACATTGTTGCCGCTCTCTTATTTGGCGGAATAGTTGGTTACGTTAATAACAATTGGGGAAACATTGCAGCGGGAAACTTTGTTTCTGACTATTTGTTTAATGCTTTTCTTCTTTTGTTGCTTTTTGTCATGGGCATATCTTTTGGAATGGACAAGGAATCAATGGTGAAAATTAAAAAGTCAGGTTTCAAAATTTTGATTTTTCCATCTGCTGTTGCCTTAGGCAGCATTTTAGGCGGGTTCATAGGAGGATTGATTTTTGGTAATGCAGTGGCGTCTATGGCTGTAAGCGCTGGTTACGGCTGGTACACATTAGCTGGACCTTTAACTAATCAATTGTTTGGGGTTGAATGGGGTGCATTGGGTTTTACTGTAAACTTTCTGAGGGAACTGTTAACGATAACGACGATTTCTTTAACCGTTAAAGTTGACAAGTACGCGCCCATAGCATTTGGCGGCGCAACGGCCATGGACACGACACTGCCGATAATCATACGTTACTGCGGAGCGGACACGTTGATAACTGCGTTTTCAAGCGGCTTTGTTTTAAGCCTAATAGCGCCGTTCACGATAACAGCAATAGCAGCATTGCCTCACTGA
- a CDS encoding M28 family peptidase: MKVFDAVSAYRFMERLVKEVGNRESGTDKERQAANLIKAWFEEFGLANVRMEEFEVQTSRILKEEVSLPDGARLACATVGNSLSTPPEGVEGDVVMLESTSPEALKKIEGKIAVLGLVPFQKDFEKILKAKPLALIFPSRTPLAPMIYRSVRAEYVEKQNVPAVSMAHDDVLNVLKGPRRLRIITEVENVTAKSQNVIGEVPGAVEDEDILIGGHYDTVRSVMGAHDNAAGTAVVLELARIFAQEKLNRTLRVAAFGSEELGLRGSFHHAENPENTRNLKLCLDFDVHGILLGELSAVVLGPEEVKSLMSFTAKELGISLRVSSELGMGGSDHMPLAFYGVPSVMLSRAGGAAQIMHTDLEDLRWCGSEAFVPVGRLSQTLLERLLKAEELPFEKKIPNDIAKALEKRFEDSGIKKKNVQGTQ; the protein is encoded by the coding sequence ATGAAAGTTTTTGACGCTGTTTCAGCGTATCGTTTCATGGAGAGACTTGTCAAAGAAGTTGGAAATCGAGAATCAGGAACAGATAAAGAGCGCCAAGCAGCAAATTTGATAAAGGCATGGTTTGAAGAGTTCGGGCTTGCTAATGTGAGAATGGAAGAGTTTGAGGTTCAGACAAGCCGCATTTTAAAAGAAGAGGTTTCGCTTCCCGACGGCGCGCGACTTGCGTGTGCTACTGTTGGAAATTCGCTTTCAACTCCGCCGGAAGGTGTTGAAGGCGACGTAGTCATGTTAGAGTCTACATCACCTGAGGCGTTGAAGAAAATTGAAGGTAAAATTGCTGTTTTGGGCTTAGTTCCGTTTCAGAAAGATTTTGAAAAAATTTTGAAAGCTAAGCCTTTAGCATTGATTTTTCCTTCTCGGACTCCATTGGCTCCTATGATTTACCGTTCTGTTAGGGCTGAGTATGTTGAGAAGCAAAATGTTCCGGCGGTTTCAATGGCGCATGATGATGTGTTGAACGTGTTGAAGGGTCCGCGGAGGCTCAGGATAATTACAGAAGTGGAGAATGTAACTGCTAAGAGCCAAAATGTTATTGGCGAAGTGCCAGGGGCTGTTGAAGATGAAGATATACTGATTGGAGGGCATTACGACACTGTCAGAAGTGTTATGGGCGCACATGACAATGCCGCTGGAACCGCTGTCGTGCTTGAGTTGGCAAGAATTTTTGCACAGGAAAAACTGAATCGCACTTTGAGGGTTGCCGCTTTCGGCTCTGAAGAACTTGGACTGCGAGGCTCTTTCCATCACGCTGAAAACCCTGAGAACACTCGAAATCTCAAGCTTTGCCTCGACTTTGACGTTCATGGAATATTGCTTGGCGAGTTAAGCGCAGTTGTTCTCGGACCGGAAGAGGTTAAGTCATTGATGTCTTTTACTGCAAAGGAGCTTGGAATCTCTCTTCGCGTTAGCAGCGAGTTGGGAATGGGTGGTTCAGACCACATGCCCTTAGCGTTTTATGGTGTTCCTTCCGTTATGTTGTCACGTGCTGGCGGTGCAGCCCAGATAATGCATACAGACTTAGAGGATTTGCGTTGGTGCGGTTCAGAAGCTTTTGTTCCCGTGGGTAGATTGAGTCAAACACTTTTGGAGCGTTTGTTAAAGGCTGAAGAGTTGCCTTTTGAAAAGAAAATTCCCAACGACATTGCTAAGGCTCTTGAGAAAAGATTTGAAGATTCAGGAATCAAAAAGAAGAATGTGCAAGGAACTCAATAA
- a CDS encoding DUF89 family protein: MKVEAECAACILNRASAEAIEATMNPALRFRAMNEVIRLLHKEFRPTAVPADLGTKRDRIIKRVTGNNDPYMRSKRISNEKALKLLPYARKMVEDGYAQQDRFKKACLCAMVGNIMEFDIPGHKFTFSILRKSFREAAKDLAIDDTSKIYEITKEARKILYLTDNAGEIVFDALLVEQLKNMGLTVIVAVKGGPVINDATLVDTEVSGMNKIADKIITTGTDAVGLAVKEVSTEFLEVYNNVDVVFAKGMGYAETLTEYKLKKPHALLFRAKCNPVANFFGVLREKNVAKLMP, encoded by the coding sequence TGTGCAGCTTGTATTCTCAACAGAGCATCAGCAGAAGCCATCGAAGCCACGATGAACCCTGCATTGCGTTTCAGAGCAATGAACGAAGTTATACGATTACTCCACAAAGAGTTTAGACCAACCGCTGTTCCTGCAGATTTGGGAACGAAGAGAGACCGAATAATAAAGAGGGTAACCGGCAACAATGACCCATACATGAGAAGCAAGCGGATAAGCAACGAAAAAGCATTGAAGCTTCTGCCATACGCAAGAAAAATGGTGGAAGATGGCTATGCGCAACAAGACAGATTCAAAAAAGCATGCTTATGCGCAATGGTTGGCAACATAATGGAATTCGACATTCCCGGACACAAATTTACTTTTAGTATTTTAAGGAAAAGCTTTCGGGAAGCAGCAAAAGATTTAGCAATAGATGACACCAGCAAAATTTATGAAATAACAAAAGAAGCGCGTAAAATTCTCTATCTGACGGATAACGCTGGAGAAATCGTTTTTGACGCATTGCTTGTGGAGCAATTGAAAAACATGGGCTTAACCGTTATTGTAGCAGTGAAAGGCGGTCCAGTCATAAACGACGCAACTTTAGTGGACACAGAGGTTTCTGGAATGAACAAAATAGCTGATAAAATAATAACGACGGGCACAGACGCTGTTGGACTAGCGGTTAAGGAAGTTTCAACAGAATTTCTTGAAGTTTACAATAATGTTGATGTGGTTTTTGCGAAGGGCATGGGCTACGCAGAAACTCTGACGGAATATAAACTGAAAAAGCCACACGCGTTACTTTTTAGGGCAAAATGTAATCCAGTCGCAAACTTTTTTGGTGTGTTAAGAGAGAAGAATGTTGCAAAGTTGATGCCGTAG
- a CDS encoding elongation factor EF-2, which translates to MGRYRQIEEIVKLMNNREMVRNTSIIAHVDHGKTTLSDSLLAAAGIISEQTAGQKLFLDSWELEQKRQMTVFASNISLAHTYKGKEYLINLIDTPGHIDFSGAVTRSLRAVDGALVVVDAVEGPMTQTETVLMQALRERVKPILFINKVDRLIKEIKLTPEEIQRKFAKIIARINNLIEKYAPPEHKKDWQVNVEDGRVAFGSALHKWGLNLPHMKAKGVSFKDIIDAYSGEPEDIARKVDALSKKAPLYEPILDMFCEHLPNPLQAQPYRQSQIWPGDPNSPVGKGMASVDPNGPLLMCITTIEVDPHSGVVAIGRVFSGTVEKGKVVNLVTSRQKGTIQQVYMSMAADRVIVDKVPAGNIAALSGLPSVHVGETVAEEGVETHPFEGLKYVSDPVVTVAVEPEDVKDLPLFDKVIHKLTLEDPNLHFTINKESGEYLLSGMGELHLEVTAYRMQEAGLKVKISKPIVIYRETISHDYKGPPIMGKSPNKHSKLWVTLEKLPEEVIEAIRAGKISEMQTRDERQKILKQFGWSTDDARNVIAIEGTNILVNRIKGRQYVEEVIDHVKSGFREAVHTSVLAKEPAYGLKVNLEDIMVHEDPVHRGPAQILPMTWRPIWCCFLLSDPKLLEPLMSFECKVPNDFASSVIAIVQKRRGKILDMVNEEDMVVVKAEMPVAESFGIADELRSSTQGRAFWATQFSRWAPVPESMQAEIIAQIRKRRGLSPTPPDAKEFYEEA; encoded by the coding sequence ATGGGACGCTATAGACAAATTGAAGAAATTGTTAAACTTATGAATAACCGCGAAATGGTCAGAAACACCAGCATAATCGCTCACGTAGACCACGGAAAAACTACACTTTCAGACAGCCTATTAGCCGCTGCAGGCATAATAAGCGAACAAACCGCAGGTCAAAAACTGTTTCTCGACTCATGGGAACTTGAACAGAAAAGACAAATGACAGTCTTCGCCTCAAACATTAGTTTAGCTCACACCTACAAAGGAAAAGAATACCTCATAAACCTCATAGACACGCCAGGGCACATCGACTTCAGCGGAGCAGTAACCAGAAGCCTCCGCGCAGTAGACGGCGCATTAGTGGTTGTTGACGCTGTAGAAGGCCCCATGACGCAGACAGAAACTGTTTTGATGCAAGCATTACGTGAAAGAGTCAAACCAATCCTTTTCATTAACAAGGTTGATCGATTAATAAAAGAAATCAAGCTAACTCCAGAAGAAATACAGCGCAAATTTGCAAAAATAATCGCCAGAATAAACAACTTAATAGAAAAATATGCGCCACCGGAGCATAAAAAAGATTGGCAAGTCAACGTTGAAGACGGTCGCGTAGCGTTCGGTTCAGCCCTTCACAAATGGGGATTAAACTTACCTCATATGAAAGCGAAAGGTGTCTCGTTCAAAGACATAATTGACGCTTACTCTGGAGAACCAGAAGACATCGCAAGAAAAGTTGACGCATTAAGCAAAAAGGCACCATTATATGAGCCAATATTAGACATGTTCTGCGAACACTTACCCAATCCATTACAAGCGCAACCATATAGACAAAGCCAAATTTGGCCAGGCGACCCAAACAGTCCAGTGGGCAAGGGAATGGCAAGTGTTGACCCAAATGGACCGCTTCTCATGTGCATAACAACCATTGAAGTTGACCCTCACAGCGGAGTCGTCGCCATTGGACGTGTTTTCAGCGGGACAGTTGAAAAGGGAAAAGTTGTTAATCTCGTAACCAGCCGACAGAAAGGCACAATTCAGCAAGTTTACATGAGCATGGCTGCTGACAGAGTCATAGTAGACAAAGTTCCAGCGGGAAACATCGCTGCACTCTCTGGATTGCCCTCAGTTCACGTGGGCGAAACAGTCGCGGAAGAAGGTGTGGAAACGCATCCGTTTGAAGGATTAAAATATGTTTCTGACCCTGTGGTAACGGTTGCCGTTGAGCCGGAAGATGTTAAGGACCTGCCGCTTTTCGACAAAGTAATTCACAAGTTGACACTGGAAGACCCGAACCTTCACTTCACAATAAACAAGGAAAGTGGAGAATACCTGCTAAGCGGCATGGGCGAATTACATCTTGAAGTTACAGCTTACCGAATGCAAGAAGCAGGCTTGAAGGTGAAGATTAGCAAGCCAATAGTGATTTACCGTGAAACAATAAGCCACGACTACAAAGGACCGCCAATTATGGGTAAAAGTCCCAACAAGCACAGCAAGCTTTGGGTGACATTGGAGAAGTTGCCCGAAGAAGTAATCGAAGCCATCAGAGCCGGCAAAATTTCGGAAATGCAAACACGTGATGAAAGACAGAAGATTCTGAAACAGTTTGGCTGGTCAACAGATGATGCGCGCAACGTTATCGCTATTGAAGGAACAAACATTCTCGTAAACAGAATAAAGGGAAGACAATACGTTGAAGAAGTCATAGACCATGTAAAATCGGGCTTCAGAGAAGCAGTGCACACTTCTGTTTTAGCAAAAGAGCCCGCCTATGGACTAAAAGTAAACTTGGAAGACATCATGGTTCATGAAGACCCAGTGCACAGAGGACCCGCACAAATACTTCCGATGACTTGGCGTCCAATCTGGTGTTGCTTTCTATTGAGCGACCCCAAACTTCTGGAGCCTTTAATGAGTTTTGAGTGCAAAGTGCCAAATGACTTCGCAAGTTCAGTCATTGCGATAGTGCAGAAGCGCCGCGGAAAAATTTTGGACATGGTAAACGAAGAGGACATGGTTGTTGTCAAGGCTGAAATGCCCGTGGCTGAATCCTTCGGTATTGCAGATGAATTGCGTTCGTCAACACAGGGAAGAGCTTTTTGGGCGACGCAGTTTAGCCGTTGGGCTCCCGTTCCAGAGTCAATGCAAGCTGAAATAATAGCGCAAATACGCAAACGCAGAGGCTTGAGTCCAACACCGCCAGACGCGAAAGAGTTCTACGAAGAAGCATAA
- a CDS encoding LysO family transporter, whose translation MFNVVYLVGLVAALVAGLLLGFLLRNRKRVNLGKVTFGIIVALIFSLGFSIGSNNELLSSFPKIGVNAVVILLLSVFFSVVFVKAARKLVKME comes from the coding sequence ATGTTTAATGTTGTGTATTTGGTTGGGCTTGTGGCTGCGTTGGTTGCTGGATTGTTGCTGGGTTTTCTTTTAAGGAACAGAAAACGCGTCAACTTAGGCAAGGTTACTTTTGGAATTATCGTAGCATTGATATTTTCGTTAGGTTTCAGCATAGGCTCAAATAATGAGTTGTTAAGTTCTTTTCCGAAAATTGGAGTTAACGCCGTTGTAATTTTGCTTTTATCCGTGTTCTTTAGCGTAGTTTTTGTTAAAGCAGCAAGGAAATTGGTGAAGATGGAATGA
- the galT gene encoding galactose-1-phosphate uridylyltransferase — protein sequence MPHNEVRKDYLLDRWVVIATERSRRPTDFAKKEREQAKTTVCPMCPGNEHMTPPAVLVYLKKDKGIRKDKDKNGFRHKNWLVRCVPNLYPAFSPPEKKISKKSILKRNDLATAVGHHEVLIESPNHDEHPAVARIPQLIHVINAYIDRLCWLSTKKYVKYVSIFRNHGLEAGASLSHAHSQIIATPFLPKTVEEEIRASKKFWKQNGKCVFCSIIEKEADGPRLILENSHFVVFAPYASVNPMEFWIVPKKHESTLIGMPQTEVKTFAETLKACLKGLKELVNDPPYNYGFHLAASKDARNYYHWHLEIYPKLAIWAGFEKSTGIYINTVTPETAAESLRKTISA from the coding sequence ATGCCACACAACGAAGTTCGCAAGGATTATTTGTTAGACCGTTGGGTTGTCATAGCCACCGAACGAAGCCGCAGACCTACAGACTTCGCAAAAAAAGAAAGAGAACAAGCCAAAACCACGGTTTGCCCAATGTGTCCAGGTAACGAGCACATGACGCCGCCTGCAGTGCTCGTCTACCTAAAAAAGGACAAGGGCATAAGAAAAGACAAGGACAAGAACGGTTTTCGGCACAAGAACTGGCTTGTTCGTTGCGTTCCAAACCTTTACCCAGCATTTTCTCCTCCGGAAAAGAAAATCAGCAAAAAAAGTATTCTTAAAAGAAACGATTTGGCTACAGCCGTCGGACATCACGAAGTCCTCATTGAATCACCAAATCATGATGAGCATCCAGCCGTTGCAAGAATCCCCCAGTTAATCCACGTGATTAACGCTTACATCGACAGACTCTGCTGGCTTTCTACAAAAAAATACGTGAAATACGTCTCAATATTCCGCAATCATGGCTTAGAAGCGGGTGCCTCGCTTTCGCATGCACACAGCCAAATAATTGCTACGCCATTTCTTCCCAAAACTGTTGAGGAAGAGATTAGAGCCAGCAAGAAATTTTGGAAACAAAATGGAAAATGCGTTTTCTGCAGTATAATAGAAAAGGAAGCTGATGGACCGAGGCTTATTCTCGAAAACTCGCACTTTGTTGTTTTTGCTCCTTACGCAAGTGTTAACCCCATGGAGTTCTGGATAGTTCCTAAAAAACATGAAAGCACTTTAATAGGCATGCCTCAGACTGAAGTTAAAACTTTTGCTGAAACGTTAAAAGCATGCCTTAAAGGATTAAAAGAGCTGGTGAACGACCCACCCTACAATTATGGTTTCCACTTAGCCGCTAGTAAAGACGCGCGCAACTATTATCATTGGCATTTGGAAATTTATCCAAAACTGGCAATTTGGGCGGGATTTGAAAAAAGCACAGGCATATACATAAATACTGTAACGCCGGAAACAGCTGCTGAAAGTCTCAGAAAAACAATTTCAGCTTAA
- a CDS encoding glycogen debranching protein: protein MRLPVISLSNEMLSHFDDAISKEWIITNGLGGYASSTVLGLNTRKYHGLLVAAFNPPGDRRICLAKLDEEVSIGNNTYLLYANEFQNGIFPQGHTLLKEFSISPFPKYSYSVQNVDIQKTIFMPYAKNATIAIYKILNKNNSDVKIRVFPLINWRHIHSVTDRWKISWEFATKHENKEVNMHFDTPKFVLMMKATNGHYHDAGKWIEKLYYREEAVRGESCVDDGYQPGYFEVDTKANKSADFAIIAVADKTEEYAQKILAEMPLTTYDAEVLYEQETARREANLAKFYENYESLPRNDWLNWILLATDTFLVKVTDYKPQSIIAGYPWFGVWGRDTFVSLPGLLLVAGRFEDARKVFLTFKNYCKQGLIPNCLPEQTEPPAYNAVDATLWFVNAILQYLKYTVDFNFIQDQLWETLKSIMENHVKGTDFDIHVNNDGLLSHGPQLTWMDIAINGQPLTPRAGKAVEIQALWYNALKTMELLASKFKEKSETEKYLQMAEKAKKSFAEKFWNPDKNCLFDVVSENACDDSLRPNQIIAVSLDFTLLDKMKSEKIVDAVHRELFTPYGLRTLARNDPRYVGVYAGDRNSRDKAYHNGTVWPWLLGPFVTAFLKTKGYVEYRREYALKNFILPLFTEQVFKAGLGTISEIFDGEPPHTPRGCITQAWSVAEPLRAYVEDVMQKRPKYEKQVLQRLS, encoded by the coding sequence ATGAGGTTGCCAGTCATAAGCCTTAGTAACGAAATGCTTTCTCACTTTGATGATGCAATCTCGAAAGAGTGGATTATAACGAATGGTTTAGGCGGTTACGCTTCTTCCACTGTTTTAGGCTTAAACACGCGAAAATATCACGGATTGCTAGTAGCTGCTTTTAATCCACCCGGAGACCGCAGGATATGCCTAGCAAAGTTGGACGAAGAAGTAAGCATAGGAAACAATACATATCTTCTTTACGCTAATGAATTCCAAAATGGCATTTTTCCGCAAGGGCATACACTCCTAAAAGAATTTTCAATTTCGCCCTTTCCAAAATACTCCTATTCAGTACAAAACGTGGATATTCAAAAAACCATTTTCATGCCCTACGCAAAAAACGCCACGATAGCAATTTACAAAATTTTGAACAAGAACAATTCTGACGTTAAAATCCGCGTTTTTCCATTGATAAACTGGAGACACATCCATTCGGTTACTGACAGATGGAAAATATCATGGGAATTTGCTACAAAACACGAAAACAAAGAAGTAAATATGCACTTTGACACTCCAAAATTTGTACTTATGATGAAAGCTACAAACGGACATTACCATGACGCGGGCAAATGGATTGAAAAACTATACTACCGCGAAGAAGCGGTACGCGGAGAAAGCTGCGTAGACGACGGTTATCAACCCGGCTATTTTGAAGTAGACACGAAAGCAAACAAAAGCGCAGATTTTGCTATAATTGCCGTCGCTGACAAAACGGAGGAGTATGCACAAAAAATTCTGGCTGAAATGCCTCTGACCACCTATGACGCAGAAGTACTATATGAACAAGAAACGGCACGCCGCGAGGCAAATTTGGCGAAATTTTACGAAAACTATGAAAGCCTTCCTAGAAATGATTGGTTAAATTGGATTTTATTAGCAACTGACACGTTCTTAGTTAAAGTAACAGACTATAAGCCACAGTCTATTATTGCAGGTTATCCATGGTTTGGAGTTTGGGGAAGAGACACCTTTGTTTCTCTACCTGGTTTGTTACTCGTGGCTGGAAGATTTGAGGATGCAAGAAAAGTTTTCTTAACATTCAAAAATTACTGTAAACAAGGCTTGATTCCAAATTGTCTTCCAGAGCAAACAGAACCACCAGCTTATAACGCTGTTGATGCGACATTGTGGTTTGTAAATGCGATACTGCAATACCTAAAATATACGGTAGATTTCAATTTTATCCAAGACCAACTTTGGGAAACGCTAAAAAGCATTATGGAAAACCATGTTAAGGGAACAGACTTTGACATACATGTAAACAATGACGGATTACTTTCTCACGGTCCACAATTAACATGGATGGACATAGCAATAAACGGTCAACCATTAACCCCGAGAGCTGGAAAAGCCGTTGAGATTCAGGCGTTATGGTACAATGCTCTTAAAACTATGGAATTGTTGGCAAGCAAGTTTAAAGAAAAAAGCGAAACAGAAAAATATTTGCAAATGGCTGAAAAAGCGAAGAAAAGTTTTGCCGAAAAATTCTGGAACCCGGATAAAAACTGTCTGTTCGATGTTGTGAGCGAAAACGCTTGTGACGATTCTTTAAGGCCTAATCAAATAATTGCCGTTTCTCTGGATTTCACCTTGCTGGATAAAATGAAAAGTGAAAAAATAGTTGATGCCGTCCACCGCGAGCTTTTTACGCCTTACGGGTTGAGGACTCTTGCAAGAAACGACCCAAGATATGTTGGCGTTTATGCTGGAGATAGAAATAGCAGAGACAAAGCCTATCATAATGGCACAGTTTGGCCTTGGCTGCTTGGGCCTTTCGTGACGGCGTTTTTGAAAACTAAGGGCTATGTTGAATATAGACGTGAATACGCCTTGAAAAATTTCATTTTACCTTTATTTACTGAACAAGTTTTTAAGGCGGGATTAGGCACAATAAGCGAAATTTTCGACGGAGAACCACCACATACTCCCAGAGGATGCATCACGCAAGCGTGGAGTGTGGCCGAGCCATTAAGAGCTTACGTTGAAGATGTCATGCAAAAGAGACCGAAATATGAAAAGCAAGTTTTACAAAGATTAAGCTGA